AGAGATTCCTAACACCTCCGCAATCTCCCGATACTTTAAACCTTCAGCCCGCAGTTGCAGGCACAAACGGTCTATCTCTGGCAGCGCATCAAAAACTCTTCGGAGCCGCATCTGTCTCTCCGTAAAGAGAAAGTCTTCCTCAGGACTTGGAACATCGCTTAAAACTCCGTCCCATCCTTCACTCTTTCCAAAATCTTCTCTGCGGTATCGGATTCTCCGTTTTAAGGCCATGTGATGGGTCACACGAAAGATCCATCCCGCCAGGTTGTCGCGTGGTTTTCCCAATTCAAGATGATGGAACAGCGCCAGGAATACTTCGTGGATTACATCCTCTGCATCCTGCATCTTCAATCCCAGGGAGATCGAATATCGAAGCAGGCGCAGGCGAAACTCACCGTAAAACTGAAGCAGTTCTTCTTCAAGCGCGAGGGTCTCCTCTCCAGAGGGAAGCCTCTCCAGCGTCGCCGATTTCAATTTAGAGATTTCAAGCATATTTGAGACGTCTCAAACCAAGCATTCGAACAATCCGCATGGACAGAAGTCAACCCGCTTATTTTCCGAAAAAATATCCTGAACAAAATCTCCCCTTCCGGAATATCTCATCGACACACTTCCTTCAGAATCCATCCGGCGACGTTCGCCTAAAGGTGACATGGCATCTCGTATCTCAGGCTCTCTGCTCTCTTGCTTTCTGCTCGCTTCCATCTTTACCCATGCTCAGAAGAATGAGCAACCCTCTTCAAATCGCAGCGAGATCAGCATCCACGTCACCGACCCCTCGGGAGCAGCTCTCCGAGCCCGCTGCGCAGTCGATGG
This portion of the Edaphobacter sp. 4G125 genome encodes:
- a CDS encoding RNA polymerase sigma factor — its product is MLEISKLKSATLERLPSGEETLALEEELLQFYGEFRLRLLRYSISLGLKMQDAEDVIHEVFLALFHHLELGKPRDNLAGWIFRVTHHMALKRRIRYRREDFGKSEGWDGVLSDVPSPEEDFLFTERQMRLRRVFDALPEIDRLCLQLRAEGLKYREIAEVLGISLGGVANSLGRSLERLRRSEGGDS